From the genome of Perca fluviatilis chromosome 1, GENO_Pfluv_1.0, whole genome shotgun sequence, one region includes:
- the LOC120557242 gene encoding rab11 family-interacting protein 4A-like translates to MDRDFFPEPGRLLTFVRTLKEVFDVCDEDSDGFIRPEHFVQLGSQFGQAEQVKKLAQCLDPDTFGRINFKIFCRGVLTMKD, encoded by the exons ATGGATAGAGACTTTTTTCCTGAGCCGGGACGTCTGTTGACATTTGTGAGGACACTCAAAGAGGTGTTTGACGTGTGTGACGAAGACTCAGACGGGTTTATCCGCCCTGAACACTTTGTGCAGTTGGGTTCCCAGTTTGGACAAGCAGAACAG GTGAAGAAGTTGGCCCAATGTCTAGACCCCGACACTTTTGGGAGGATCAACTTCAAAATCTTCTGCCGTGGCGTCCTCACCATGAAAG ACTAA